In Bradyrhizobium symbiodeficiens, the genomic stretch CTGCACCGGCCCCGAGGAATTGCCGGCCGCGATGATGCAGGCCATGCCCATCTGCTTGGCGCGGATGATGCGTTCCTCGATGATCTGCGAGGGGTCGCCGCCACCCAGGCTCATATTGGCGACGTCGATGCCGTGCTCCATGCAGTAATCGAGCGCAGAGACGAGATCGCTGAACCTGCCGCCGGGGAAGATGCGACAGACATGGATTTCCGCCGACGGCGCGAAGCCGCGGATTCCGCCACCGGGGCCGACCGGACCGCCGGCGATGATCCCGGCGCAATGCGAGCCATGGCCGATCGTGTCGACGGTCCACGCCGCCTTGTCGTTGCCGACGATGCTGGTGCCCACCGTGATGCCGTGCAAATTGCGATGGGTCGGCGCCAGGCCGGAATCGATGATCGCGATCTTGATGCCGGCGCCATTGAAGGACGGCGGCAGGCGATCGAGCCCCATCGCGCGCTCGCCCCAACCCGTCAATTGCTGGCCGGGGAAGTTGCGCAAGACCGCGCCGAGCGCCCTCACGGCGATCCGGTTGACGCTGTTGGGAACGAGCTGCGGACGATCGAGCCAGAAGGTCCAGTAGTCGATCTTGGGTTTGACGAGGATCGAGCGGATCGTCTCCGGCGTTTCGCCCTGCAGGGTCACCGTGGCACGGCCGCTGGCGTCGGTGATGCCCTGAGCCGGCCACATGCTGCCGAACACATAGACCTCGGCTTCGGGCAGCGGGCCGTCCTGGCCCAGCACTTCGATCGTCGTGGTGAAGCCGTCGGCCAGCGGCGTCAGCACGCCCGGATTGGGAAGCTGCGGCGTGGAGGGGTCGAGCATGTAGGCCAGCCGCTCGTCACGCTCCACCGCGCAACGCCCCTGGGCCTGGGTCTGCAGCAGCTTGGCCTTGTCGGGAGTCATCTTGGCGAGAACCAGCGGACTGAGCGGCACCTGTCCGAGTTCCGCGCTCTGAAATCCGAACAGGCGCGGCGGAGAGACCGTCTTCACCACTTCGATGTCGGGGCTGTTGGTGAGCTGCTGGGTCAGGAAGTCGACGCTGAAGGTCGCAAGCCCGGGCTGCTGCTGCGGCGCGATCATGAATTGCGATCGGCGCGATGCGATCGTGACGGGCCCCTGCCCTGGTGCCGGCGACTGGCCGGCCTCGAGTGCGGGATGCGCGCCGTTGCCGTTTGCCGCCGGTTCGGTCGCATTGCTCTCAGCCGGCCCGGACGTTCCTGGTTTGCCTCTCGTGGCCATTCCAGCCTCCTTGATGTTTTGCGTGTCCAATGTTTGCCGACCGAAATCAGTCGGCATCGAATGGCTTCAGCGCTGAATCCGGTTCGACCACGAGCGTGGCAAACGTCGATTTCAGGCGATCGGCCTGTGTCTTCGTCATCGAAAGGACGACGACGTCGGGAGCGACCTGCGCTATTCGCGTCACGCCGGGTTCACGCCGCAGGTGTTCGTTGAGCTGACCGGACCGGACCGGGTCTCCCTGCACGATGAATTGCTGCGATGTGTTCGAATCCGCCATCGGGTTTCCCTTCATTCTGTGTGCAGGGGCGGGCTTGCGCCCGCCCGCTGCGTGTCGGGTCTAGTGCATCGTGCCACCGGGCTGGCCGGCGTTGAAGACGCCGAGCTGGCGGCCGATATCGAGGCCGGTCTGGGCGCCCTGGCCGAGCTTCTTCAGCACGCTCCAGAAGCTCTGCAGCTCCATGTCGGTCGGCGGCGCGGCCGCGGCCGGCTGCAGGCCCGGCTGGCCTGCGCTGAACACGCCGAGCTGGCGGCCGATATCGAGGCCGGTCTGGGCGCCCTGGCCGATCTTCTTCAGCACGCTCCAGAAGCTCTGCAGCTCCATGTCGGTCGGCGGTGCGGCCGCGGCCGGCTGCAGGCCGGGCTGGCCGGCGCTGAACACGCCGAGCTGGTGGCCGATATCGAGGCCGGTCTGGGCGCCCCGACCGATCTTCTTCAGCACGCTCCAGAAGCTCTGCAGCTCCATGTCGGTCGGCGGCGCGGCCGCGGCCGGCTGCAGGCCCGGCTGGTCGGCGCTGAACACGCCGAGCTGATGACCGATGTTCACGCCGGTCTGCACGCCCTGGCCGATCTTCTTCAGCACGCTCCAGAAGCTCTGCAGCTCCATGTCGGTCGGCGGCGCGGCCGCGGCCGGCTGCAGGCCCGGCTGGTCGGCGCTGAACACGCCGAGCTGGTGACCGATGTTCACGCCGGTCTGCACGCCCTGGCCGATCTTCTTCAGCACGCTCCAGAAGCTCTGCAGCTCCATGTCGGTCGGCGGCGCGGCCGCGGCCGGCTGCAGGCCCGGCTGGCCGGCGCTGAACACGCCGAGCTGGTGACCGATGTTCACGCCGGTCTGCACGCCCTGCCCGATCTTCTTCAGCACGCTCCAGAAGCTCTGCAGCTCCATGTCGGTCGGCGGCGCGGCTGCGGCCGGCTGCAGGCCCGGCTGGCCGGCGCTGAACACACCGAGCTGGTGACCGATGTTCACGCCGGTCTGCACGCCCTGGCCGATCTTCTTCAGCACGCTCCAGAAGCTCTGCAGCTCCATGTCGGAGACCTGCACGGAGCCTTGCGCCGAACCTTGCGCCATGTCCGGACCGGCGGAAAACGGCAGGAAACCTCCGCCGATGTTTCCGACGATACCGCCGATGTTCTTTCCCCTCTTGCCGCCGAGCAGATTACCGATAACGCGTCCGGCCGCACCGCCGAGGATGGAGCCGAAAATCCCCTGCGGGTCCAGTTGGCCGTAATCCTCGTACTGCTGCTGTGTTCCAGTCATGATCAAAATCTCCTGATGAAGTGCCTGACCCGCGAGCGACAATTGCTTCCCGAAGGAGTCGGGATCACTGGTGCGAGCGGCTGAAGCTACGACAGGGATCGTGATGCAGGCGTCACGTCGAGCGTGAAAGTTGCGTCAAAGTTTTTGGCGCGGGGCAATTTGAGCGAGACAGATCTCGGCGACGCGCAGAACATGCGGCGAAGCTCGCTCTGCAGTCGTTCGGTCTCCTGCTCCGGCACTGCGCGAACGTCCCGCCACAGCACGGAGCGGCAAAGATCATACTGACGCAACGCGTCGGCACGGCGGCCTTGCTGCGCATAACAGCGCATCAAGATGCGATGGACATTCTCCTGAAGCGGGTCGATGGCGAGAATACGCAGCGCGAGCGCGATCGCGACATCCATGTGTTCGCGCTTGTCGGCGTCCAGCAGGCCTGCGAGTGCCTGCATCGCCAGTGTTCTCAGTCGCTGGCGCTCGGCAGAGAGCCAGGCCTCGAATTGGCAAGAGGTCGAGCCGAGGCCGTCGAGAAGGTCGCCTCGATAAAGCATCGCCGCACGGGCCAGCCTTTCGGGATCGCCTTCCCGGAGCAGGCGCTCGAATTCCCCGACATCGGTACTGATGGCGGCCGGGCAGATCCGGATGTCGTCGCGATCGGCCGAGATCACGTCGGGATATTGCGGCAGCACGCGCCGCAATGTGAGCAGAGCTTGTCGAAGGCTGGCGCGTGCGCGATCGCTGAAGTGGCCGTCCCATAGCAGCGTCGCGAGCTTGCCACGTGAAATGGCCCGTGGGGAACTGAGCGCGACATAGCCCAGCAGAGTTGCAGCCTTGCGGCTGGGGATCAGTACCGACTCACCGGAAGCAGAAACTACCTCGACACCGCCGAAGAGATTGATTTGGAGCAGCGACATTGTCCTTGTCCTTCGGTCATTGTCCTCTGTCCCTCACTTCATGCACGCGCGAACATTCTTATTCTGACCATGATCGCCAACGATGCGGACAGCACCCACCGCCCACACGTCATCGACCGGGTCGAAATGTTCGCGGCCACCATACAACCTGAATTAGACAAAGCAACGGAAGTCGATTGGCATCGCGTCAGCAAATTGTGAGGCCGCTAATTTTCGATGTGTGAGATAGCCCATAGGCAGATTGCGAATTGCAGGCGCGGTAATCGCTTGCATTTGATGCGTTATCGACTGCAACGACGGAACGACTGCGCGGGGTGCATGACATCTCACGCTGAACACTGTGCAAATGTCGTTGCGTCGCTGCGAAGGTTGCGTGCGGTGTTCGACGCACGCAAGCATGCGGTGCATTTGCCGTGCTCGGCTTGAACGGCGGAGCCGGCACCACGCATCAGGACGTGCGTCAGAAAGCCGCTGCGCCTGCGTCAGTCACGGTCACCGATTTCGTCTGGATGGAAGCGCACACGAAGGCGAGGAGGGGGTTCCCTCATTCCAGAGCACAGTTTGGAACTTCAACGCCGCAAGCAGCGCCGCGCACCGACCGATGCTTCGCATCGACGAGGGCGCTGCGACCGGGGCGCGCCGCAACTATGAGCCACTCGTGCCCTTCCGCTCCTCGCGCTCGGCCTCGACCTGCCGTTCCGCTTCGAGCCAGAACTCAAGCTCGCGATGGCTTGGCCGGCCCGCACGCTCCCAGAGTTCGTAGGCACGCGTGCGCACCTGGCCACGCCGCATCAGGCGACCGAGCTTTCGCTTCATCTCCTCGGCAAAACTTCGGAAGCGCTGGCCGGTGGTTTCGTCCCTGACGAGCGCGGCCGCTCGCGTGGCGAGTTCGATCTGGTGCTCAATCTTCTTCTGCTCGTCCACCGCCGACCCTGCCGTGGGAAAGGATTGTTTTCAGCGCCTTTGCTGTTCTGAGATCGAATTCCTTCGGGGAGGGTCCGTTCCCTCGGCAATTGCGACGGGGAGAGTGAGGCGAAGGCGGTCGGGTTCAGGCGGGACAACGCAGCTCAGCGCCACGTCGTGTCGGCTTCGACGATCACCGCGCGCGTTTCCGGATCTTCGGTCGTGTTGCAGGTCCAGGGCATGCCCTCACCGCAGCGGCAGCGCCGAGTTGTTCGCCTCAGGCCCGGAGCGGATGGCTTTCGCAGACCCATCCCAGACCCTGGCAGAAGGGGCAATTCTCGTCGGTCACAACGTATCCGGCGTCCGCAGCGTGTTCGACTTGTCCTCGTTGCGCAGCTCCTGCTCGGCGGCATTCCAAAACTCATCGTCACGGCCTTCGGGCCTGCCGGCCTGCTCCCACAAGCGGTGCGCGCGTTCTCTGATGTCTTGCTCGGTCGGCTCGGACAATTTTTCGTCTCCTCTGATGAAGCACGGCCCCACCCTGGGGGGCATGGGGGCTTTGGAGGCGGGGCCGTGCAGGCCAGCGATCGGCGGCGATGCTGGCCCGCCGAGTCAAGCTTCGATCGGGCGCGGGAGTTCCAATGCGCGCGCGCAGAGACGCGGCGCGCCAACGCGGCTCGGGGCCAAGCCTTAGTCCGAGCTTTGCGCGACAGATATCGGGAGTGGTTGGAAATTGTTGGTAGCGGGAGAGGGACTCGAACCCCCGACCCCAGGATTATGATTCCCGTGCTCTAACCAGCTGAGCTACCCCGCCACAGGGATCGCGAACGGCGGCTAAACGCCGATCTCGCGAACGCGCGGCATATAAAGAAGGGGGCGGCGGGAAGTCAATCCGCCTTCGCGCGAGCTTCGGCGCGACAAGCCGCTTTGGGGGTGGATAAACAGCCCGTTCGGCGCGGATTCCGGCCTCTCCCCGCGTGCCGGGAGAGGCAGAGAGAATCGTGCCTATTTCGGCCTCACATTGGGGTCGCCGCCGGGGCTACCGGGAGGCGGGATCACCGGGGTGGTGCCGCCAGACTCGGGTGCCGGGGCGTGCATCTCGGGATCGACGCCGGCGGGCGGGCAGAGCACGCCGTCGGATTTTGCCAGCCTGTCGCCGAGCGGTTCCCGGGACTGGCCGGTGGTGGTGCCGTCGGGGCCGCGGTTCGGGCGGTCCTGCGGGGCGCAATTGGTTGCATGTTGCGGGACGGCGGCGCGGTCGCTTGCGGCGGCGTCGCGGGGGCGGGTGGAGCCTGCGCGATCGCGCTGCCTGAGGCGGCGATGAGGAGGCTGACCAGAATGATGTTCGATGTGGTGCGCATGGGAGGGAAACGCGCCGATCACGGCGCGTGTTCCCGCGACACGATCACGATTTGTGGTAGCGGATCAGCGAAAAGTGCCCCATCGGCGGCATCGGCCTCCGCTCGGCCAGCGTGATGCCGCCGTGCCTGGCCGCCCAATTCACCAAGCGGGCCCACGGGAATTCCGGGCGCCAGCCGAGGCGGCGGGCGATGGGGGCGAAGGCGAGCTCGAACAGCTTGCGCGGACCGCTCTCGGCGCCGATGTGGTTGACCAGGATCAGCTCGCCGCCGGGCTTGAGCACGCGCACGAACTCGTCGAGCGTGCCTTCGGGATCGGGCACCGCGGTGATGACATATTGCGCCACCACCGCGTCGAAGAAGTTCTCGGGGAAGGCGAGATTCTTTGCGTCCATCACCGAGAGCACTTCGACATTGGAGAGCCGCAGCGCACGCACGCGCGCCTGCGCCTTGCGCAGCATCGGCTCGGAGATGTCGACACCGCAGATCTTCGTGGTGCGCGAATAGTCGGACAGCGAAAGCCCGGTGCCGACGCCGACGTCGAGGATGCGGCCGCCGATGCGGTCGGCTTCCGCGATGGTCGACTGCCGTCCGGCGTCGAACACCTTGCCGAACACGAGATCATAGACCGGCGCCCAGCGGCCATAGGCCTTCGCGACCCCGGCCCGCGAGATATCTGCTGCCATGCCCCCTGCCCTGAATTTTTTTAGCCGCGGACCGCTTCCACCAGCGGCCTCGCGCTATTGCTCGCGATCTTCGCCGCGGCGCTTTGAATAAAGCCGCCGCCGAGCACGCGCGCCTGCCCGCTGGGCGCGTCGTAGAACACGCAGGCTTGTCCCGGCGAGACGCCCTCCTCGCCGCCGACGAGCTCGACCTCGTAATGGCCGCCTGCGCCGCGCAGCCAGGCGGGCTGCGGCGCGCGCGTCGAGCGCACGCGCACGAACAATTCGAGGCCGGCGCCGACGGCGCGGTCGATGTCGCCGCCGCCGATCCAGTTGACGTCGCGAAGCGCGATGCGGTGCATCTTCAGGGCATCGCGCGGGCCGACGACGACGCGGCGGTTGGCTGCCTCCAGCCGCACCACGAACAGCGGCGCGTGAGCCGCGATGCCGAGGCCGCGGCGCTGGCCGACGGTGAAATTGGCGATGCCGTTGTGGCGGCCGAGCACGCGCCCGTCGAGATCGACGATGTCGCCGGGGTCCATCGCATTGGGACGCAGGCGCGTGATGATGTCGGTGTAGCGCCCCGTCGGCACGAAGCAGATGTCCTGGCTGTCGTGCTTGTCGGCAACCGACAGGCCGAAGCGGCGCGCCAGCTCGCGCGTCTCGGGCTTGGTCATGTCGCCGAGCGGGAAGCGCAGGAAGTCGAGCTGTGACTGCGTGGTCGCAAACAGGAAATAGCTCTGGTCGCGGTCGGCATCGGCCGCGCAGACCAGCGCGCGCGAGCCGTCGTCGCGGCGGCGCGAGGCGACGTAATGGCCGGTGGCGAGCGCCTGCGCGCCGAGCTCGCGCGCGGTCTTCAGGAGGTCGCGGAACTTGACGCTGCGGTTGCACTCGATGCACGGCACCGGCGTCTCGCCGAGCGCGTAGCTGTCGGCGAAATTGTCGATGACGGATTCGCGGAAGCGATCCTCGTAGTCGAGCACGTAATGGGGAATGCCGAGTTTTGCCGCGACGTCGCGGGCGTCGTGGATGTCCTGGCCGGCGCAGCAGGCACCCTTGCGGTGGGTCGCCGCGCCATGGTCGTAGAGCTGCAGCGTGATGCCGACGACGTCGTAGCCTTCCGCCTTGAGAAGCGCAGCCGTCGTCGAGGAATCGACCCCGCCCGACATGGCGACGACGACCCTGGTGTCCTCAGGACGGCCTTCGAGATCCAGACTGTTGAGCATGGGCCTTTGAGGGTTGTGACGGCGGCGTGCGGCGATCCGCGATTTCATGCCTCTCGCGGGACGTCGTCGATCCCCGGGAACTTTGGTTCCCGCAAGGCACGACTGCCCGGTCGAAAGCGGCTGAGAGTAACCTCTTTAATATAGGCGGCACTCCGGTGAAGCAATCACGCACGCCGCCAGCTTAGGGCAATTCTTGCCGGGGAGGCAGAAATGACGGGGTCGCGGCTGCCCCCGCGGCGACAGGGTCAAATGATCAACATATTGATCTTATTATATAAATAGACATGTCGCGGCGCTGGCCCGCTCCTTGCTCCCTTGGATGCGAAGTTGTTTCCAAGGGGTCGCCTGTGGTCAGTCGTACGTCAGATGTCGTGGCCAGCGTGCCAGTTCCGAGCGCGCAGCAAAAGCCTGCGCGGTCGCAGAGCGCCAGAGAGGCGTCCGCGAACGACTCCTTCGGCTCGCTGGTCGACAGCAACACCCAGGCGATCGACAGCAATGCGGCCTCGCAGGCCCAGGATAGCGCGCCGCGGCGGAGCGATCCGTCCTCCGCTGACAAGGGCCTGCGCGACACCTCGCCCACCGATCAATCCTCGCAGAGCAGGGCGAGCGACGACACATCGGCGTCCGCCAGGGACGACAGGACGAACGACACGACCACCGATCCGGCCAAGGACGCCGGCAAGGCCAAGGAAAAGGACAAGGACAAGAATAAGGCCGAGGCATCAGACGCCAAATCGGCTGATACCTCCGGTAAAACCAAGGACGACAAGACCGAGGGCACCGACACGCTCACCGCCGCCATCGATGCCGCAGCAACCGCGCCGGCCGACGCGACGCAGGCCGCCGTGCCTGATCCGAATGCCATCGCGATTGCCGCGCCGGTCGTCCCTGCCGATCCGAACGCGGCTGCCGACCAGGCCGCCACCACCTCGCCGCTGACGATCGCCGCCGCCGGCATCGCCGCCAGCGCCTCGACCGCGGCGCAGATCGCGGGCACCAAGACCGACACCGCCACGCCGGCCGACAAGAGCGCCAAGACCGCCGGCGCCAAGGTCGATGCCGACACCTCCGCGACGCTGGCCGATGCCGCGACCGCGACAACCGACGCAGCCGCGACCGACGCCAAGCCGAATGGCGGCCTGATCCCCGTCAACCAGGGCACGCCGAAGACCTCGTTCCAGGCCGCCGTCGCCACCGCGCAAGGACAGTCCGACGTTTCCGATATCGGCCAGGACGCCGGCCAGGCAAACGCGGCCCCGACACAAGCGCCGGGCGCTGCGACCGCCAACACCGCCGCGCATCCGCAAGCCGCGAAGCCGCAGGCGGATGGCGCAGGGACCGAGGCCAAGGCCTCGGACCGCACCGCCGATGCAACCCAGGGCGCGCCGACCACGCTTCCTCATGCGGGCGCGCAAGGCGCGGTCGCCTCGACCGACACCAGCGCGCAGGCCGCCTCCGCCGTGCAGGCGCCATTCACCAATACGACCTCGACTGCGTCCGCTTCGACCGCGACGCTGACCGCAACCGCGGCCGGTGCGACGACGGTGCCGATCAACGGCGTGCCGGTGGAGATCGCGGCGGCGATCCGCTCCGGCAAGTCCCGCTTCGACATCAGCCTCGACCCGGCCGAGCTCGGCCGTATCGACGTCCGCATCAATGTCGACCGCAACGGCAACGTCACCTCGCATCTCACGGTGGAGAAGCCGGAGACGCTGCAACTACTGCGCCAGGACGCGCCGCAATTGCAGCGCGCGCTCGACGATGCCGGCCTCAAGTCCGGCAGCAACGGGCTGTCCTTCAGCCTGCGCGACCAGAATTCATCGGGCCAGAACTCCGGCCAGAACAACGACAATGGCGGCAATGCACGCCGGCTGATCATCAGCGAGGACGACACCACTGCTGCCGCACCCGTCGGGCGCGGCTATGGCCGCATGTTCGGGCCGAGCGGTGGCGTCGACATCAGAGTGTGAGGGAGTATTCGACATGACCACCACGACTGGCGCTACCGCTCCTACCGTCGTCTCCGGGACCACCGACCTCCCGAAATCCTCCTCGTCGGACTCGCTGGGCTCGACCACGGGATCGACGCTCGCCGGCAACTTCCAGACCTTCCTGACGCTGCTGACCACGCAGCTGCAGAACCAGAACCCGCTGGATCCGCTCGACACCAACCAGTTCACCCAGCAGTTGGTGCAGTTCGCCGGCGTCGAGCAGCAGCTCAAGACCAACGATTCGCTGTCCCAGCTCGTCACCCTGCAGCAGACCACGCAGGCGACCCAGGCGCTGGGCTTCGTCGGCAAGACCGCTCTGGTCGACGGCACCACCGCGACCATGACGAACTCGTCCGCGACCTGGCATCTCAACGTGCCGACCGACTCCACCGTCGACATCACCGTCGCCAATTCCACCGGCCAGACCGTGTTCACCGGCAAATACACCGCCGGCGCCGGCACCGACGTCCCCTTCACCTGGGGCGGCATGGGCAATGACGGCACGCAATGGCCCGACGGCAAGTACACCATCACGGCTACCGGCAAGGACATCGCCAACAACAATGTCGGCATCGCAGCCCAGGTGCAGGGCGTGGTGTCCTCGGTCGACTTGACCCAATCGCCGCCGCTGCTCACCATCGACGGCGCCAGCTACACGCTAAGCCAGGTGAAGAGCATCATCGCCACCGGCAGCAATTGAGGCCCGCGCAAAAGCCACACCCAAGATGTCATCCCGGCGAAAGCCGGGATCCATAACCACCAAAGGCAATTTGGCTAAGACATTCTCGGTAGTGCTACCCGCGTCACATCGATAGATCACGCGGTATCGGTTCCGGCCTTCGCCGGGACGACTACAAAGGCCTTGCAGCACCACCGCGCAGGCCCCGTTCGTTAGTAAAGTATTTACGAAGACCCCGCCCGACCCGCTGAAATTGCGTTTTCAGCGCCTCGGGCCGGTCGCGTTCCAGCAAGTTTCAACGAGAATTGTATTGAAGCCTTAGGCTTAGCGGATTTTTAAGCCGCGATGCGTAGGGTTGTGAAGTGAGTTCAGTGGTTGAGAGTTTGTGAGTACGCCATGACAGAACCCCATCGCCCGAGGGTAAAATACGTCATCGGGCCGGACGGCAGTCCGTTGACGATCGCGGACCTGCCTGCACCCGGCACCAAACGCTGGGTCATCCGCCGCAAGGCCGAAGTCGTCGCCGCCGTCCGTGGCGGACTTCTCTCGCTTGAGGAGGCCTGCAGCCGTTATACCCTGACGGTCGACGAATTCCTTTCCTGGCAGTTTTCCATCGACCAGCATGGTCTGGCGGGTCTTCGCACCACCCGCATCCAGCAATATCGCCAGTAGGCGATCCGGAAATCTGCGGCTTTTGACGAAAATCGGCCCCGCCCCGCGAGGCCGATTTTTTTCATGTCCGCCTTTTGCGCGACTTTTGTCCGACCTCTTAACCTTCGTTAACCATATCGAAACCATCACCTAGGCAATAATTGCCCAGTCGGCCTTTCCGGTGAAAGCGGCCGAATCTGTTGGGGCGGTTGCTTGCAAGGTCTTGCGGACTTTCTGAAGAGTATCGGCGCCGCCCGGTTCGGGGCGATGATCGCGGTCACCGCCGCGCTCATCGGCTTTTTCGCGTTCGTCATCATGCGCGTCACGACGCCGCAGATGACGACGCTGTTCACCGACCTCAGCGTCGAGGATTCCTCCGGCATTATCAAGGACCTGGAACGCCAGGGCATCCAGTTCGAGATCCGCAACGAGGGCAGCATCATCATGGTGCCCAAGGACAAGGTCACGCGCCTGCGGATGAAGCTCGCCGAGGGCGGCCTGCCCAAGGGCGGCGGCGTCGGCTACGAGGTGTTCGACAAGTCGGACGCCCTCGGCACCACCTCCTTCGTCCAGAACATCAATCACCTCCGCGCGCTGGAAGGCGAGCTCGCCCGCACCATCCGCGCCATCGACCGCATCCAGGCCGCCCGCGTCCATCTGGTGCTGCCCGAGCGCCCGCTGTTCGCCCGCGAGGCGCCGGAGCCGTCGGCCTCGATCGTGGTCCGGGTCCGCGGCGCGCTGGAAGCCCAGCAGATCCGCGCCATCCGTCACCTCGTCGCCTCCGCCGTCAACGGCCTGAAGCCGCAGCGGGTCTCGATCGTCGACGAGGCCGGCCAGCTGCTCGCCGACGGCGCCGCCACCGACCCGGAGCAGGCGGTCGGCGACGAGCGCCGCATCAACTTCGAGAAGCGGATCCGCAAGCAGGTCGAGGACATCGTCTCCTCGGTGGTCGGCTCCGGCCGCGCCCGCGTCCAGCTCTCCGCCGATTTCGACTTCAACAAGATCACCCAGACCTCGGACAAGTTCGACCCCGAGGGCCGGGTGCTGCGCTCGAGCCAGACCCGCGAAGAGCAGAGCATGACCGCCGACAACAACGGCCAGGTCACCGTCAACAACGAGCTGCCCGGCAACCAGCAGAACAGCGGCGCCACGGCCAAGGACCAGAGCAAGAAGTCCGAAGAGACCAACAACTACGAGATATCCCGCACCACCAAGACCGAAGTGACCGAGGCCGGCAGGGTCAACCGCATCTCGGTCGCGGTGCTGGTCGACGGCATCTACACCAAGAACGACAAGGGCGAGCTGGTCTACACCGACCGCACCAAGGAGCAGCTCGACCGCATCGCCACCCTGGTGCGCTCGGCGATCGGCTTCGACCAGAAGCGCGGCGACCAGGTCGAGGTCGTCAACCTGCGCTTTGCAGATGCGCCCTCCACCACCCCGATCAGCGAGCCCTCCGGCTTCCTCGGCATGCTCCAGTTCACCAAGGACGACGTCATGTACTTCGTCGAACTCGGCGTGATGATGCTGCTCGGCCTGATCGTGCTGTTCCTGGTGATCCGCCCGCTGGTCAAGCGCATCCTGGCCTCCGACGAAGTCGCCGCTGCCATCTCCGGCGTGCTCTCCGGCCCGGCCGCCTCGGAAGAGACCGCGCCAGCCGGCCAGGCACTGCTGCCGAGCGGCGCCGCCAGCGCGATCGACGTCGCCACCGTCCAGGGCCAGGTTCACGCCCAGTCCGTTCATCGCGTCGGCGAGCTCGCCGAGCGCAACCCCAACGAAACCGTCGCCATCATCCGCCAGTGGCTGACCGAACCAACCAAGTGATCCGAACCAAGTAATCCTAGCCAAGAAACCTAGCAGTGAATCAAGAAGTGATCTGACATGGCCGGAAATCTGCAAAACGCCAACTCCAACGACATCACCAACGTGATCTCCACGCTCGGCCAGCGTGCCGGCAGTCGCGCGGGGCAGACCGAGGCGGTGGCAGGACCCAAGCGCGCCGCGATCCTGATGCTGGCGCTGGGCGAGCAGTATGGCGGCAAGATCTGGTCGATGCTCGACGACGACGAGGTGCGCCAGCTCTCGCTCGAGATGTCGACGCTGGGCACCGTCGAGGTCGACACGGTCGAGGACATGCTGCTCGAGTTCGTCTCGCGCATGTCGGCCTCGGGCGCGCTGATGGGCAATTTCGACGCCACCGAACGGCTGCTC encodes the following:
- a CDS encoding flagellar hook assembly protein FlgD; this encodes MTTTTGATAPTVVSGTTDLPKSSSSDSLGSTTGSTLAGNFQTFLTLLTTQLQNQNPLDPLDTNQFTQQLVQFAGVEQQLKTNDSLSQLVTLQQTTQATQALGFVGKTALVDGTTATMTNSSATWHLNVPTDSTVDITVANSTGQTVFTGKYTAGAGTDVPFTWGGMGNDGTQWPDGKYTITATGKDIANNNVGIAAQVQGVVSSVDLTQSPPLLTIDGASYTLSQVKSIIATGSN
- the fliF gene encoding flagellar basal-body MS-ring/collar protein FliF, with amino-acid sequence MQGLADFLKSIGAARFGAMIAVTAALIGFFAFVIMRVTTPQMTTLFTDLSVEDSSGIIKDLERQGIQFEIRNEGSIIMVPKDKVTRLRMKLAEGGLPKGGGVGYEVFDKSDALGTTSFVQNINHLRALEGELARTIRAIDRIQAARVHLVLPERPLFAREAPEPSASIVVRVRGALEAQQIRAIRHLVASAVNGLKPQRVSIVDEAGQLLADGAATDPEQAVGDERRINFEKRIRKQVEDIVSSVVGSGRARVQLSADFDFNKITQTSDKFDPEGRVLRSSQTREEQSMTADNNGQVTVNNELPGNQQNSGATAKDQSKKSEETNNYEISRTTKTEVTEAGRVNRISVAVLVDGIYTKNDKGELVYTDRTKEQLDRIATLVRSAIGFDQKRGDQVEVVNLRFADAPSTTPISEPSGFLGMLQFTKDDVMYFVELGVMMLLGLIVLFLVIRPLVKRILASDEVAAAISGVLSGPAASEETAPAGQALLPSGAASAIDVATVQGQVHAQSVHRVGELAERNPNETVAIIRQWLTEPTK
- a CDS encoding DUF1153 domain-containing protein — encoded protein: MTEPHRPRVKYVIGPDGSPLTIADLPAPGTKRWVIRRKAEVVAAVRGGLLSLEEACSRYTLTVDEFLSWQFSIDQHGLAGLRTTRIQQYRQ